One Littorina saxatilis isolate snail1 linkage group LG1, US_GU_Lsax_2.0, whole genome shotgun sequence genomic window carries:
- the LOC138969332 gene encoding zinc finger protein 407-like, whose protein sequence is MEKNAESGDPSVLAQNSLPEIHGVDVGAVEITDNEEEHSDTDDEMQEEDENDDGADRERKVARKSKNDIDKDDPDFLLKKKERIDEVKKLKIFPCYLCKYNAGDIEEMHKHALEEHPKEIIKCEPCSQIFYIRKHYKVHCAGSVHQKNLLRSNVKLEVLTCRFCQKKFMDESSHDLHVEYIHMHNSSEEQISRLCQGRDLVTQLYGDHLKQLAKAPFNARVSCPECGRFCAKNGLIEHLRTHTGERPFKCRHCNKTFISTLALRRHILDHIGVPIMKCQECGKTFKKNHLYHRHILIHENMKNGVKYPCDKCDSSFYHIDGLKAHAKRHRERQFKCPVQGCKWSFVGKPDLTEHMYTHTREKKYLCDICGYEGGTRTRIRRHYKTHEPGKMFTCEYCPYKGASKSHLQRHVRIHTGSKPYKCLYCSYECNVGVNMRKHILQTRKHQGMHLYPCRFCDYKSNVADEFKQHLVQLHSDYYRRRASVPLMLFTGLYRPEKDIQKPPEGSEIHQVMKGRFVKIYDGTRVGALEAAGPVKKKPKPPRTVTQNSVDDLSASHSQPHQQHSSGLHSTSILRSHLSGGLQSHQPPLNGLQSRETPKSEDEMDKPDISLPCTSSEVTSVSVSQQQQHLQTSASAGTLDMVYPRGLPWTVVTPSSRAESWMPGAQMVDMVMPQPCRIQDLQVVGGNQTSVPTPFISNSGINFLTTINMEGATYTPLEAGVYQVITPATSDAITSVNVVHQ, encoded by the exons ATGGAGAAAAACGCTGAGTCTGGTGACCCCAGTGTTCTTGCCCAAAACAGCCTGCCAGAAATTCACGGAGTGGATGTGGGGGCGGTGGAGATCACTGACAATGAGGAAGAACACAGCGACACAGATGACGAGATGCAGGAGGAAGATGAGAATGACGATGGTGCCGACAGGGAAAGAAAGGTGGCCCGAAAATCAAAAAACGACATTGACAAAGATGACCCTGACTTTTTGTTGAAGAAAAAGGAGCGAATTGATGAGGTGAAGAAATTGAAGATCTTCCCATGCTACCTATGCAAATATAATGCTGGCGATATTGAAGAGATGCATAAACATGCCCTGGAAGAGCATCCTAAAGAAATCATCAAATGTGAGCCCTGCTCTCAGATATTCTACATACGCAAGCACTACAAAGTGCACTGCGCCGGCAGCGTCCACCAGAAGAATTTGCTCAGAAGTAACGTTAAGCTTGAGGTGCTGACCTGTCGCTTCTGCCAGAAGAAGTTCATGGACGAATCGAGCCACGATCTGCACGTGGAGTACATCCACATGCACAACTCGAGCGAGGAACAGATTTCACGACTGTGTCAGGGCAGGGACCTGGTCACCCAGCTGTACGGAGATCACCTTAAGCAGCTGGCAAAAGCACCCTTCAACGCTCGCGTCTCCTGCCCCGAGTGCGGACGCTTCTGTGCCAAGAACGGGCTGATAGAGCACCTGCGTACACACACCGGCGAAAGACCGTTCAAGTGTCGCCACTGCAACAAAACTTTCATATCAACCCTGGCACTGAGGCGACATATCTTGGACCACATTGGGGTCCCGATCATGAAATGCCAAGAATGTGGCAAGACTTTCAAGAAGAATCACTTGTACCATCGTCACATATTGATCCACGAAAACATGAAAAACGGGGTGAAATATCCTTGTGATAAATGCGATTCTTCATTCTATCATATTGACGGTCTGAAAGCTCACGCAAAACGTCATCGGGAACGGCAGTTCAAATGCCCAGTGCAAGGTTGCAAGTGGAGTTTTGTGGGCAAGCCAGACCTTACTgagcacatgtacacacacaccagggagAAGAAGTATCTGTGTGACATCTGTGGATATGAGGGAGGCACAAGGACAAGAATCAGGCGCCACTACAAGACCCACGAGCCAGGAAAGATGTTCACTTGTGAATATTGTCCTTACAAAGGAGCCAGTAAGTCCCATCTTCAACGCCACGTAAGAATCCACACTGGGAGCAAGCCCTACAAGTGCCTGTACTGCTCCTATGAATGCAACGTTGGTGTGAACATGCGCAAACACATTTTACAAACCCGCAAACACCAGGGTATGCATCTGTACCCGTGCAGGTTTTGCGATTACAAGTCCAATGTTGCTGACGAATTCAAGCAGCATCTTGTTCAACTACATTCGGACTACTACAGGCGCAGGGCCAGCGTTCCTCTGATGCTCTTCACCGGTCTTTACCGACCAGAAAAGGACATTCAGAAGCCCCCGGAAGGCAGTGAAATCCATCAGGTGATGAAAGGTCGCTTTGTCAAAATCTACGATGGAACGCGTGTTGGTGCGCTGGAAGCAGCTGGACCTGTCAAGAAGAAACCCAAACCGCCAAGAACTGTGACGCAGAATTCTGTGGATGACCTCTCTGCCTCTCACTCTCAGCCGCACCAGCAGCACTCCAGCGGCCTTCATTCTACAAGCATTCTGCGTTCCCACTTGTCAGGCGGCTTGCAGTCTCACCAGCCTCCGTTGAATGGCCTGCAATCCAGAGAGACACCCAAGTCGGAGGATGAGATGGATAAACCGGACATCTCTCTTCCATGCACCAGCTCTGAAGTGACCTCTGTCAGTGTCAGCCAGCAACAGCAGCACCTGCAGACGTCTGCAAGTGCTGGAACGTTGGACATGGTGTACCCCCGCGGTCTGCCCTGGACAGTGGTCACCCCCAGCAGTCGGGCAGAGTCATGGATGCCTGGGGCACAG ATGGTGGACATGGTGATGCCCCAGCCTTGTCGCATCCAGGACCTGCAGGTTGTCGGGGGCAACCAGACGTCCGTCCCCACCCCCTTCATCAGCAACAGCGGCATCAACTTCCTGACCACCATCAACATGGAGGGGGCGACGTACACTCCGCTCGAGGCAGGGGTGTACCAGGTCATCACTCCAGCCACTTCTGATGCTATCACCAGCGTCAACGTTGTACACCAGTAA